In Paenibacillus sonchi, a single genomic region encodes these proteins:
- a CDS encoding endospore germination permease: protein MFYRGEAKQDAWLAMLTGALAGLFMLLIHLSIHHQEPHLDLFLLFRRYMGKYVGTFVNLLFAGYFAYEASRNLRDFGEITVMTLLNRTSLWIIMLIVILVISNSVRYGHRVLFLMCVIFFPIMLASYVLISILIPVTGIFHFEFMLPVLEAGWKPVLNAALPEIISFPFGQVVLFLVFFPYARTEKKLNKTVITSYVLTALSLTFINQLNIFVLGPKIALYSTLPLLETVQLIDLAEVFERMDALFTMLLFLGLGVKMGAFFNGAVIGLEKITGVAYKKWVVPVAILIYGMAFLSPNYTHHIVTGRQVVLNYLFPVFQIVLPLLLFILILIRKRKKRSKPSSS, encoded by the coding sequence ATTTTTTATAGGGGGGAAGCTAAGCAGGACGCCTGGTTAGCCATGCTGACAGGGGCGTTGGCCGGTCTGTTCATGCTCCTAATACACTTGAGTATTCATCACCAGGAGCCCCATTTAGATCTGTTCCTATTGTTCCGCCGTTATATGGGGAAATATGTGGGGACATTCGTGAACCTTTTGTTTGCGGGCTACTTCGCCTATGAAGCCTCACGGAATTTACGCGATTTTGGCGAAATCACGGTAATGACTTTGTTAAACCGGACATCGCTATGGATTATCATGCTGATCGTCATCCTGGTTATTTCCAATTCAGTCCGTTATGGACATAGAGTATTGTTTCTGATGTGTGTCATTTTTTTCCCCATTATGTTAGCTAGTTATGTCCTGATCAGTATTCTGATTCCTGTCACCGGCATCTTCCACTTCGAATTCATGCTTCCGGTTTTGGAAGCCGGGTGGAAGCCCGTTCTTAATGCGGCTTTACCGGAGATTATCTCTTTTCCGTTCGGACAGGTTGTATTATTTCTTGTGTTTTTCCCCTATGCCCGCACCGAAAAAAAACTCAACAAAACTGTGATTACCAGTTATGTCCTTACAGCACTCTCACTAACATTTATTAATCAATTGAACATTTTTGTCCTGGGTCCAAAGATTGCGCTATACAGCACTCTGCCACTTCTGGAAACCGTCCAATTGATTGACTTGGCGGAAGTGTTTGAGCGGATGGACGCTCTATTCACCATGCTGCTTTTTCTTGGATTGGGTGTTAAAATGGGAGCTTTTTTTAATGGTGCCGTAATCGGACTCGAAAAAATAACCGGTGTTGCTTATAAAAAATGGGTGGTGCCTGTAGCCATTCTAATTTACGGAATGGCCTTCCTATCTCCAAATTATACCCATCATATCGTAACAGGCCGGCAAGTTGTATTAAATTACCTTTTCCCTGTTTTCCAGATTGTTCTTCCCTTGCTGCTGTTTATATTGATCCTTATCAGAAAGCGGAAAAAGCGGAGCAAACCGTCCAGCTCATGA
- a CDS encoding Ger(x)C family spore germination C-terminal domain-containing protein produces MGISWLTNRIRLTILSYKSKDDTDVSAFLVRNAKVKVTPVKKALHYTLKVKAKVVVGEFLETTTHEDLLKTQDVKKLEQQAEQIIRTQILDGWKAVQHLKIDLVGIGNKIHRKSPKDWKRLKESWPDEIANMDLDVDVKVNLKRPGLFQSSFSRLLESEDD; encoded by the coding sequence ATGGGAATCTCCTGGCTGACCAACCGTATACGTTTGACCATATTAAGTTATAAAAGTAAGGATGATACCGATGTGTCCGCATTTCTGGTCCGCAACGCGAAGGTTAAAGTTACACCAGTAAAAAAAGCCCTGCATTATACATTAAAAGTCAAGGCTAAAGTGGTTGTAGGTGAGTTTTTGGAGACCACTACACATGAAGATCTATTAAAAACGCAAGATGTTAAGAAGCTGGAGCAGCAGGCAGAGCAGATCATCCGCACGCAAATCCTGGACGGCTGGAAAGCTGTACAGCACCTAAAAATAGACCTTGTGGGAATCGGCAATAAAATCCACCGCAAATCCCCCAAGGATTGGAAAAGATTAAAAGAAAGCTGGCCCGATGAAATAGCAAACATGGACCTGGACGTCGATGTAAAAGTGAACCTGAAACGGCCCGGTTTATTTCAGAGTTCATTCAGCCGGCTGCTCGAATCCGAAGATGATTAA
- a CDS encoding GH36-type glycosyl hydrolase domain-containing protein yields the protein MVYHHAADALPSQEAESVLEHVKAAVDTTCKRFLKGTALISYAGGDWDDTLQPADEALKTELVSAWTVALAFQVIRNLAEVTAFDPEFSAKLADMAERMKASFHSLLIKDGVIAGFAYFKEAGAIEYMLHPQDHQTGIRYRLLPMTRSIIAELVDPAQAAANLRLIDEHLQFPDGVRLVDRPARYAGGVSTIFRRAEQGANVGREISLQYVHAHIRYLEAAAKLGEADRAWKGLFQINPILIQENVPNAKRRQSNMYFSSSDGEFPDRYSYHEHFDQLRTGSVEVKGGWRLYSSGPGIYLNQLISGILGIRFTADRLIMDPVLPAGLDGLHFTYQCFGCILTFVYHIGSGPSRTPELRAEGVAVPVQSLSNPYRPGVQALPNERCLSLRTGNCTSI from the coding sequence GTGGTGTATCACCATGCGGCAGATGCTCTGCCCAGCCAGGAAGCCGAATCTGTTCTGGAGCATGTAAAGGCGGCAGTAGACACAACCTGTAAGCGCTTCCTGAAGGGAACTGCCCTCATCTCCTATGCCGGCGGCGACTGGGATGATACTTTGCAGCCAGCCGATGAAGCGCTGAAGACTGAGCTGGTCAGCGCCTGGACGGTTGCTTTGGCGTTCCAGGTCATCCGCAACCTGGCGGAGGTTACGGCATTCGACCCGGAATTCTCGGCAAAGCTTGCGGACATGGCGGAGCGGATGAAGGCCTCCTTCCACTCGCTGCTGATTAAGGATGGGGTCATCGCCGGCTTTGCTTACTTCAAGGAGGCCGGGGCCATCGAATATATGCTTCATCCGCAGGACCATCAGACCGGAATCCGTTACCGCCTGCTGCCCATGACACGCAGCATCATTGCTGAGCTGGTGGACCCGGCACAAGCCGCAGCCAATCTGCGCCTGATCGATGAGCATCTGCAGTTCCCGGATGGCGTACGCCTGGTGGACCGACCGGCCCGGTATGCAGGCGGAGTAAGCACCATCTTCCGCCGTGCCGAGCAGGGGGCCAATGTCGGCCGTGAAATCAGCCTGCAGTATGTGCATGCCCATATCCGGTATCTTGAGGCGGCCGCCAAGCTCGGTGAAGCAGACCGCGCCTGGAAAGGGCTGTTCCAGATTAATCCGATCCTGATCCAAGAGAACGTGCCTAATGCGAAACGGCGCCAGAGCAATATGTATTTCAGCAGTTCAGACGGTGAATTCCCCGACCGCTACAGCTATCACGAGCATTTTGATCAGCTGCGCACCGGCAGCGTGGAAGTCAAAGGCGGCTGGCGGCTGTATTCCAGCGGCCCCGGCATTTATCTGAACCAGCTCATTTCGGGCATTCTGGGCATCCGCTTCACGGCAGACCGCCTTATTATGGACCCGGTTCTGCCGGCCGGCCTGGACGGACTGCACTTCACCTACCAATGCTTCGGCTGCATCCTGACCTTTGTTTATCACATCGGTTCAGGTCCGTCCCGCACACCTGAGCTGCGGGCAGAAGGCGTGGCTGTTCCCGTCCAGAGCCTCTCCAACCCGTATCGTCCAGGGGTGCAAGCATTGCCAAACGAACGGTGCCTGAGCTTGCGGACAGGGAACTGCACATCTATCTAA
- a CDS encoding DUF3502 domain-containing protein — MKGKKLASSLIAVLMLTGVLAACSSKNNESGNAPAASGTPGTAANTGGVDTSKEAKLVYYLWGSEGVANKAILAEINKKLKADLNASIEVKYIDWPDTATKYPLLFASGEKFDLSHASPGAPVSYFTLASEGALVDITDMLDKVAPKLKAEIPASVWENTKYKGRIYGVPSLYSEYTPTGYAYRSDLLKKYGMDKISSIDDMVKYMDNVVANESFPPINGKAEDAQNMYRMLVDTTDMWLNAPGISSTELNLVTKSPEDYKTVFHPAFTQEFEDWAVKMREWADKGYWSKDVLSATLGGKDNFRAANSAGYLTHAQDWIGQYGADMKAQPESDPYFFTFAEANKKIKRKMGVDNSTVISTNSANPERSLMVIEKFMTDESYYNLIQYGIEGKQYVMDNGVRKNPPGYNEKTDAGGFSAWSLRNDKFVVPSDTENPIRNSLYAEWDKVAIDDPYNGFSFDPSNVSTEIAAISNVNSQLGIQLMLGKTSKDPKAAVADYREQLKKAGVDKVIAEVEKQLAEFVPVN; from the coding sequence ATGAAAGGTAAAAAACTTGCGTCTTCTTTAATCGCTGTCCTCATGCTTACCGGGGTATTGGCAGCCTGTTCATCCAAAAACAATGAGTCCGGCAATGCACCGGCAGCGTCGGGAACACCCGGAACGGCTGCTAACACCGGTGGAGTCGATACTTCGAAGGAAGCCAAGCTGGTGTATTATCTGTGGGGGAGTGAAGGGGTCGCCAATAAGGCTATTCTTGCCGAGATTAACAAAAAACTGAAGGCAGATCTCAATGCCAGTATTGAAGTAAAGTATATCGACTGGCCGGATACGGCGACCAAGTACCCGCTGCTGTTTGCTTCCGGCGAAAAGTTTGATCTGTCGCATGCCTCTCCGGGAGCGCCCGTGTCCTATTTTACATTGGCCAGTGAAGGCGCATTGGTGGATATTACAGATATGCTCGACAAAGTGGCTCCGAAGCTGAAGGCGGAAATCCCGGCCAGTGTCTGGGAAAATACCAAGTACAAGGGCAGAATTTATGGCGTTCCGAGTCTGTACAGCGAATACACGCCTACCGGCTATGCTTACCGTTCTGACCTGCTGAAGAAATACGGTATGGATAAAATCAGCTCGATAGATGATATGGTTAAATATATGGATAATGTGGTTGCCAATGAATCGTTCCCTCCAATTAACGGCAAAGCTGAAGATGCGCAGAATATGTACAGAATGCTGGTCGATACTACAGATATGTGGCTGAATGCACCTGGTATATCTTCAACCGAGCTTAACCTGGTGACCAAGAGTCCCGAGGATTATAAAACCGTCTTCCATCCGGCCTTCACCCAGGAGTTCGAGGATTGGGCCGTGAAGATGCGTGAATGGGCAGATAAAGGATATTGGAGTAAAGATGTGCTGTCTGCCACCCTTGGCGGCAAGGATAACTTCCGCGCAGCAAATTCGGCAGGTTATCTGACGCATGCCCAGGACTGGATCGGCCAGTATGGTGCGGATATGAAGGCGCAGCCGGAATCAGATCCTTACTTCTTCACATTTGCTGAAGCCAATAAAAAAATCAAACGCAAGATGGGCGTTGACAACTCGACCGTAATCAGCACCAACTCGGCCAATCCGGAACGCTCCCTGATGGTAATTGAGAAGTTCATGACCGATGAGAGCTACTACAATCTCATTCAATATGGAATCGAAGGCAAGCAATATGTTATGGACAACGGTGTGAGAAAAAACCCTCCGGGCTATAACGAAAAAACGGATGCCGGCGGCTTCTCGGCCTGGTCCCTGCGGAATGACAAATTTGTGGTTCCAAGCGATACAGAAAATCCAATCCGCAACTCCCTGTATGCGGAGTGGGACAAAGTCGCTATCGATGACCCTTACAATGGCTTCAGCTTTGATCCGTCGAATGTAAGCACGGAAATTGCCGCCATTTCCAACGTGAATTCACAGCTTGGCATTCAGCTGATGCTCGGCAAAACAAGCAAAGATCCCAAAGCAGCGGTTGCAGATTACCGCGAACAGCTGAAAAAAGCAGGAGTTGACAAGGTCATTGCCGAAGTAGAGAAGCAGTTAGCTGAATTTGTCCCTGTCAATTAA
- a CDS encoding KGG domain-containing protein encodes MAQNNQNDQKMSREEAGRKGGEATAKNHDREFYQEIGEKGGEARSRNQSGSSGNDGKMSREEAGRKGGEARARQRDN; translated from the coding sequence ATGGCACAGAACAACCAGAATGATCAAAAGATGAGCCGCGAAGAAGCGGGACGTAAGGGTGGCGAAGCCACGGCAAAAAATCATGACCGTGAGTTTTATCAGGAAATTGGAGAAAAGGGCGGAGAAGCCCGCAGCCGCAACCAATCAGGCAGCAGCGGGAATGATGGCAAAATGAGCCGTGAGGAAGCGGGACGTAAAGGCGGAGAAGCCCGGGCCCGTCAACGTGACAATTAA
- the bglX gene encoding beta-glucosidase BglX, translating into MTKPFIQDLVNDMTLDEKLAQLTQLGPHYWGLDDTVDLTGPFKELNIEPHVMESIGSVLNGIGARNVIGMQAQHLQKSRQKIPLLFMADVIHGYRTILPIPLAMGCSFDLEACEKFAEIAARESAAAGIHVTFSPMTDLVRDPRWGRVMETSGEDPYLNARVAESMVRGYQGTNLKEKGRIAACVKHFAGYGAPEGGREYNTVDMSSGILREYYLPAYQAAVNAGVAMVMAAFNTVDRLPATGNQQLLRGILRGEWGFSGVTIADFNSVNELIPHGAAQDGGEAAENSLAAGLDMEMMSTHYLNHGADLIQQGRLDPAWIDEAVIRVLELKDALGLFENPFKDADPAVDEAAEPCKEHLQAARELGARSVVLLKNDNETLPLKRGMKIGLAGPFAASVRVLGGWAGKERDSAVSLYSGIRQKTAAGDILMAMTGELGSMLEGFFDVEDETEEAYNVLKDCDVILAAVGENQQDTGEGGSKSNLRLSANQEKLIWRLKDTGKRVVTIVFSGRPLELNPILAASDALLQAWFLGTESGNSLADALFGDYNPSGRLSMSFPYTVGQIPVYYNAFQTGRPYDPKYPQVRYVTRYLDCPNDPLFCFGYGLSYSHFTYSGFAVETADRITASIEVENTSDIAGKETVQLYIRDVSASVVRPVKELKGFRQLSLAAHEKQRVSFEITREMLMFYGKDDQLVFEPGEFDIMIGRNSGDHETQRIWIG; encoded by the coding sequence ATGACCAAACCGTTTATCCAGGATCTTGTGAATGATATGACGCTGGACGAAAAGCTGGCTCAATTAACCCAGCTGGGTCCTCACTATTGGGGTCTGGACGATACCGTGGATTTAACGGGGCCGTTCAAGGAACTGAACATAGAGCCGCATGTAATGGAGAGTATCGGAAGCGTCCTGAATGGCATTGGAGCCAGGAATGTCATCGGGATGCAGGCCCAGCATTTGCAAAAAAGCCGCCAGAAGATCCCTCTGCTCTTCATGGCGGACGTCATCCACGGCTACCGGACCATCCTGCCGATTCCGCTCGCCATGGGCTGCAGCTTTGATCTGGAGGCCTGTGAAAAATTCGCCGAGATCGCGGCCAGGGAAAGCGCGGCGGCCGGAATTCACGTCACTTTCTCGCCGATGACCGATCTCGTACGCGACCCGCGCTGGGGCCGCGTCATGGAAACCTCCGGCGAAGACCCTTATTTGAACGCCAGGGTTGCCGAAAGCATGGTCCGCGGCTATCAGGGGACGAACCTGAAGGAAAAAGGACGCATCGCCGCCTGTGTGAAGCATTTCGCCGGTTACGGCGCGCCCGAAGGCGGCCGGGAATACAACACGGTGGATATGTCCTCCGGAATATTGCGTGAGTATTATCTGCCTGCTTATCAAGCAGCTGTAAATGCCGGAGTAGCTATGGTGATGGCGGCCTTCAATACGGTAGACCGCTTACCGGCAACCGGCAATCAGCAGCTTCTGCGCGGGATTCTGCGCGGGGAATGGGGCTTCAGCGGCGTTACCATCGCCGACTTCAATTCCGTCAATGAGCTGATTCCCCACGGGGCTGCGCAGGATGGCGGCGAAGCCGCAGAGAACAGCCTTGCGGCCGGGCTGGATATGGAGATGATGTCCACCCACTATCTGAATCATGGCGCAGACCTGATACAGCAGGGCAGGCTTGATCCTGCCTGGATTGACGAAGCCGTTATCCGGGTTCTGGAGCTCAAGGATGCGCTGGGCCTGTTCGAGAATCCGTTCAAGGATGCCGATCCTGCGGTGGATGAAGCCGCTGAACCCTGCAAGGAGCATCTGCAGGCTGCACGGGAGCTTGGAGCCCGCTCGGTTGTGCTGCTTAAAAATGACAATGAGACTCTGCCGCTGAAACGGGGGATGAAGATCGGCCTGGCCGGCCCCTTCGCTGCTTCTGTCCGCGTGCTGGGCGGCTGGGCCGGGAAGGAAAGGGATTCCGCCGTCTCGCTCTACTCCGGAATCAGGCAAAAAACCGCAGCCGGGGATATTCTCATGGCCATGACCGGCGAGCTGGGAAGTATGCTGGAGGGGTTCTTCGATGTGGAGGATGAAACGGAGGAAGCATATAACGTCTTGAAGGACTGCGATGTCATTCTGGCTGCCGTCGGCGAGAACCAGCAGGATACCGGGGAAGGCGGCAGCAAGTCCAATCTGCGCTTGTCGGCCAATCAGGAGAAGCTGATCTGGCGGCTGAAGGATACCGGCAAAAGGGTCGTCACCATTGTATTCAGCGGGCGGCCGCTGGAGCTGAACCCGATCCTTGCAGCCAGCGACGCCTTGCTGCAGGCCTGGTTTCTGGGTACAGAGTCGGGAAATTCACTCGCAGATGCGCTGTTCGGGGATTACAATCCGTCCGGGCGTTTATCCATGAGCTTTCCCTACACGGTGGGGCAGATTCCGGTGTATTACAATGCTTTTCAGACAGGGCGCCCTTATGATCCCAAGTATCCGCAAGTGCGTTATGTAACCCGTTATCTGGATTGTCCCAATGATCCGCTCTTCTGCTTCGGGTATGGCTTGAGCTATTCCCATTTTACTTACAGCGGCTTTGCTGTTGAAACCGCTGACCGGATCACCGCCTCCATTGAGGTAGAAAATACATCGGACATCGCCGGCAAGGAAACCGTCCAGCTCTATATCCGCGATGTCAGCGCAAGTGTCGTGCGTCCGGTCAAAGAGCTGAAGGGCTTCCGCCAATTATCCCTGGCAGCGCATGAGAAACAAAGGGTCTCGTTCGAAATCACCAGAGAGATGCTGATGTTCTACGGCAAGGATGACCAGCTTGTCTTCGAGCCCGGGGAATTCGATATTATGATCGGCAGAAACTCCGGCGACCACGAAACACAGCGGATCTGGATCGGTTGA
- a CDS encoding LacI family DNA-binding transcriptional regulator, producing MAKQRVTLVQVAKDAGVSPATVSHFMNGNFHRMRPETREKISDSITKLGYQANPVAKSLITGKMYTIGLVLSNSTYDGYFEDLYFLHFAKVLKQQLKTMGYKLILLDFDEIFMNIQMVDGIIVKATLETEKFMPRLMDLNVPVITIGRHNLSYGAHIVRVNDYQCGQTGVDHLMSRGYHKIIILTYPHGQVPGFDDRLNGASQSMQEKGNLTTVITGDMTESFGYETVMQLHTNGQLPQALFCLNDISAIGVLKACKDLNLSVPENLAVLGVDDMPTVSELLSLSTIRHPINELALNASELIIQSVETKGEPVQPVDRMFPIELMARHTS from the coding sequence ATGGCAAAACAAAGAGTTACTTTAGTACAGGTCGCCAAAGATGCAGGCGTGTCGCCGGCAACGGTCTCCCATTTCATGAACGGCAATTTTCACCGGATGAGACCGGAAACCCGGGAGAAAATAAGCGACTCGATTACGAAGCTCGGGTACCAGGCAAACCCTGTTGCCAAAAGCCTGATTACGGGCAAAATGTATACCATCGGCCTCGTTCTGTCGAACAGCACTTATGACGGATATTTCGAAGATTTATATTTCCTGCACTTCGCCAAGGTGCTGAAGCAGCAGCTGAAGACTATGGGCTACAAGCTGATCCTTCTGGACTTTGATGAGATCTTCATGAATATCCAGATGGTGGATGGAATTATTGTAAAAGCAACCCTGGAGACGGAGAAGTTCATGCCGAGGCTCATGGATCTCAACGTTCCGGTCATCACCATCGGCCGGCATAATTTATCCTACGGGGCGCATATTGTCCGGGTGAACGATTATCAGTGCGGCCAGACGGGAGTGGACCATTTAATGTCCCGGGGGTATCACAAAATTATTATTCTGACCTATCCGCATGGGCAGGTCCCCGGATTCGACGACCGGTTGAACGGCGCCTCCCAGTCTATGCAGGAGAAGGGCAATCTCACAACAGTCATTACCGGAGATATGACGGAAAGCTTCGGTTATGAAACGGTGATGCAGCTGCACACCAATGGCCAACTGCCGCAGGCATTGTTCTGCCTGAACGATATCTCTGCCATCGGGGTGCTGAAGGCCTGCAAGGATCTGAACCTGTCCGTGCCGGAGAACCTTGCTGTGCTCGGTGTGGATGACATGCCGACTGTATCGGAGCTGCTCAGTCTGTCAACGATCCGGCATCCGATCAACGAGCTGGCACTGAATGCCTCGGAGCTGATAATTCAATCGGTTGAAACCAAGGGGGAGCCGGTCCAGCCTGTTGACCGGATGTTCCCCATTGAGCTGATGGCAAGGCATACCAGCTGA
- a CDS encoding carbohydrate ABC transporter permease, protein MEKTTIKQDSGSLIVKGVSYVSITFFALVCLFPFALMISSSFMNEQEIVREGYKLLPKEVSLKAYKMLLGNSTQLLDAYQVTIIITVVGTVLGLFMMSMAGFVLNRKDFKYRNFFSFLIYFTTLFSGGLIPTYILMVKHLHLKDNLFAMILPGVVGAWSIFLMRNFMKAIPDSLYESATIDGAGDFRIYWRIFIPLAVPSLATIGLFSALGFWNEWYNGMLYMDSPDKFPLQYFLQRMVNQTNLGALINSGAVINTADLPTQSIKMATAVLATGPIILLYPFVQRYFVTGLTIGAVKG, encoded by the coding sequence GTGGAAAAAACAACCATCAAACAGGACTCCGGAAGCCTCATTGTCAAAGGGGTCAGTTATGTCAGCATCACCTTTTTTGCCCTGGTATGCCTATTTCCTTTTGCCCTAATGATCTCCTCCTCGTTCATGAACGAGCAGGAAATTGTCCGCGAGGGCTATAAGCTGCTGCCAAAGGAAGTCTCCCTCAAGGCTTACAAAATGCTGCTGGGCAACTCTACTCAGCTGCTGGACGCTTATCAGGTCACTATTATTATTACCGTAGTGGGTACGGTACTTGGATTGTTTATGATGTCGATGGCCGGGTTCGTGCTCAACCGCAAGGACTTCAAATACCGCAACTTCTTTTCTTTCCTGATTTACTTCACGACGCTCTTTAGCGGCGGCTTGATCCCAACCTATATTCTCATGGTCAAACACCTCCACCTGAAGGACAACCTGTTCGCTATGATTCTGCCGGGTGTGGTTGGCGCATGGTCCATCTTCCTGATGCGCAACTTCATGAAAGCGATTCCAGATTCCTTATATGAATCTGCAACTATTGACGGTGCCGGCGATTTCCGTATCTATTGGCGGATTTTCATTCCGCTTGCGGTTCCTTCCCTGGCTACGATTGGACTTTTCTCGGCGCTGGGCTTTTGGAATGAGTGGTATAACGGGATGCTGTACATGGACAGCCCCGATAAATTTCCGCTTCAATACTTTTTGCAGCGCATGGTCAACCAGACGAACCTTGGGGCTTTGATCAACTCGGGGGCGGTTATTAATACGGCTGATCTTCCAACGCAATCCATCAAGATGGCGACAGCGGTGCTGGCCACCGGGCCGATTATTCTCCTGTATCCGTTTGTACAGCGTTATTTCGTAACGGGCCTTACGATCGGGGCGGTAAAGGGTTAA
- a CDS encoding LacI family DNA-binding transcriptional regulator, giving the protein MDVNIKDIARISGVGISTVSRVINNKGLVSKATREKVLSVVKEYNYIPNSNARNLKTTQSKNIALMVKGITNPFFSNMIKEIERQVNLRGYPFLIQQVEDGTDEINAAIQLVKEKNLCGIIFMGGTYNHSEEKFKQLTVPFVLTTITSTQEVDPAIFSSVIINELKEAYKATNYLISLGHKNIGFLAKSPLMDETTGNRRFLGYKKALEEHGLPYDAGLVEDCEYSPSSGFNAARRLLNKNKGLTAIFAASDTIAIGAAKAVLTAGLSIPDDISILGFDGIEMAEYYHPSLDTISQPGTEMALSSVGVLFDLISERSGNQHIVYDAVLLKRGSCKMLV; this is encoded by the coding sequence GTGGACGTAAATATCAAGGATATCGCGCGGATTTCAGGTGTCGGCATCTCCACGGTTTCCAGGGTGATCAACAACAAGGGACTGGTGAGCAAAGCTACACGGGAAAAAGTTCTGAGTGTGGTTAAGGAATACAATTATATTCCCAATTCCAACGCCCGGAATTTGAAAACTACGCAGTCCAAGAACATTGCACTCATGGTCAAGGGAATTACCAATCCTTTTTTCTCCAACATGATCAAAGAAATTGAGCGGCAGGTCAATCTGCGGGGTTACCCGTTTCTGATCCAGCAGGTAGAGGATGGTACGGATGAAATCAATGCGGCGATTCAGCTGGTCAAGGAGAAAAATCTTTGCGGGATTATTTTTATGGGCGGGACCTATAATCATTCCGAAGAGAAGTTCAAGCAGCTGACGGTTCCTTTTGTGCTGACGACAATTACTTCAACACAGGAGGTGGACCCCGCCATCTTCTCCAGTGTCATCATCAATGAATTGAAGGAAGCCTATAAGGCCACCAATTATTTGATCTCCCTCGGGCATAAGAATATCGGTTTTCTGGCCAAGTCTCCTTTAATGGATGAAACCACAGGCAACCGGCGGTTTTTGGGCTACAAAAAAGCACTGGAAGAGCATGGTCTGCCCTACGATGCCGGGCTGGTTGAGGATTGTGAATACAGTCCCAGCTCGGGATTCAATGCCGCGCGGAGACTGCTCAACAAGAATAAGGGACTTACGGCTATTTTTGCTGCCTCCGATACGATTGCCATTGGCGCGGCCAAAGCCGTGCTTACCGCAGGGCTGTCTATCCCGGATGACATCTCCATTCTTGGCTTTGACGGGATCGAGATGGCTGAATATTATCATCCATCCCTCGATACCATCAGCCAGCCGGGTACAGAAATGGCCCTATCCAGCGTAGGCGTCCTGTTTGACCTCATTTCCGAACGCTCAGGCAATCAGCATATTGTGTATGATGCGGTGCTGCTGAAACGCGGCTCCTGCAAGATGCTGGTGTAA
- a CDS encoding ABC transporter permease, with amino-acid sequence MGLLTRVKLAGRNIVREVMKNKVLFLMLLPVLLYFLIFHYAVMPGAYVAFVDYNLNKGIFGSDFIGLKNFEFLVQNGDLWNITKNTLLYNIVFLALGNIIQIVFAIMLSEISGRWFKKVSQSVILLPNFISMVIVGVFAYNIFNFNSGFINTILAGAGLDRYEFYSDPGIWKYIIVAFKIWAGTGYGMIVYLATITGINHDLYEAAYMDGATTWQRIRYMTLPILKPTFILLLLFGMGGILKGSFDLFYNLIGTNSVLYPQTDIIDTYVFRSLVGQFNFSMGAAVGFYQSLFGLILVLVVNFIVRKIEPDSALF; translated from the coding sequence GTGGGCTTGTTGACAAGAGTTAAGCTGGCGGGCCGGAATATTGTCCGGGAAGTGATGAAGAATAAGGTTCTTTTCCTCATGCTGCTGCCTGTACTGCTGTATTTCCTGATCTTTCACTATGCTGTCATGCCTGGCGCTTATGTCGCATTCGTGGATTACAATCTCAATAAGGGGATTTTTGGAAGCGATTTTATTGGCCTGAAGAACTTCGAGTTCCTGGTGCAGAACGGTGATCTCTGGAATATTACGAAAAATACACTGCTCTACAACATTGTTTTCCTCGCCCTGGGGAATATCATTCAGATTGTGTTTGCCATTATGCTGTCTGAAATATCGGGCAGATGGTTCAAGAAGGTTTCCCAGTCTGTCATTCTCCTTCCCAACTTCATTTCCATGGTTATCGTCGGCGTGTTCGCCTACAATATCTTCAACTTCAACTCCGGTTTTATCAATACAATACTTGCGGGCGCCGGGCTGGACCGTTACGAGTTCTATTCCGATCCGGGCATTTGGAAGTATATTATCGTGGCCTTCAAGATATGGGCCGGAACCGGATACGGTATGATTGTCTATCTGGCTACGATCACAGGGATTAATCATGACTTGTATGAGGCGGCATATATGGATGGGGCCACCACCTGGCAGCGGATTCGCTACATGACCCTGCCGATCCTGAAGCCTACCTTCATTCTGCTCCTGTTGTTCGGGATGGGCGGCATTCTCAAAGGCTCCTTCGACCTGTTCTATAATCTGATTGGCACCAACTCCGTGCTGTATCCGCAGACGGATATTATTGATACCTATGTCTTCCGTTCGCTGGTGGGGCAATTCAACTTCTCTATGGGTGCAGCGGTGGGCTTCTACCAATCCTTATTTGGCCTGATTCTGGTGCTGGTGGTTAACTTTATCGTACGCAAGATCGAACCGGACAGCGCGTTGTTCTAA